The Gossypium hirsutum isolate 1008001.06 chromosome D06, Gossypium_hirsutum_v2.1, whole genome shotgun sequence genome contains the following window.
gtttttatttatgggttttaattttacttttatgaatTTTGGGCGGCGGCGGCAATGACGGAACTCTAAAGACTTATGGTCCTAGCATGCTTCCAACCTTGGGCATAACAGGCAATGTGTTGTTGATGGAGCGCATTTCGACCCGAACTGGAAAACTTCGACCTGGTGACGTGGTCTTCTTTCGGTCGCCTGAGAATCCTAGGAGGGTTGTCTGCAAACGGCTGGTCGGAATGGAAGGTGATCAAGTCACCTACGTCGTCGACCCCAAAAACAGTGATAAATGCAATGCTATTGTGGTACTGTATATTTTTTTGGATTTCCACTTTTGTATATTCAAAgaatgaaaatgatttgtgaataTATAGGTTCAAAAAGGGCATGTTTGGGTAGAAGGAGATAACATATATAACACAAAGGATTCGAGGAATTTCGGAGCTGTTCCTTATGGTCTTGTGGAAGGCAAAGCTTTTTGGACGGTAAGCCTTCGCTTCTCATTTTTACATCAGTTCTTTACCTGTTTGGCTTTAACCAAGTTTTGATCATTTCTTTGTTGTTTATAGTTATTGCCTCGTAAAGATTTCGGATCCTTGGCACCTAAACCCAAGTAGTCATTATTGGAGATGGAGAGGACTTCTGTGCACAACACATGTTTGTCAGAATGTCTCACAGGGTTGATGATGTACGTTTTATGAAGTGAATGATTTTTCCTTGTTTTGGCAATCAAAATGAACAGAGGATGAGGAAAGAAGGAAAGAGAAGAAGCTGATTGatttataaaatctataaaagaCCCTTTACTAGCTTACTTTTTTGGGAAAATCTTAATAGGTAAACAGTGCAGAATAACAAATCTAAACCAAATAGGCAAAGATGGAGCAGTTCATGAAATAATATCAACTGCATGAAAGGTTAGTCAAAATTAACAACCCAAGTAAGTAAATAGGTTTCAGGGGGAATgatatctaattacaaattccATGGTTTGAGTACCCAAACtctttaagttaataaaattgtattttttgatattattaagAATTATgagaaatattaattaaaaaatatcaacAAGTAATGGTAaggtaaattatattttaaagggAGGATTCGGATTTGAACCTTGAAGATAGCATTGTTCATAAAACTAACcacaaaacctaaaaaaattactccttataaattacaaaactgataTGAAAGATACCTCAATCTCAATGATTTCGAGAATGCCTTTGAAGCATATAAATGCTATTTTGaagcaatttttttatttttaaaattttaaataaaaagagaatTTTACATTTGgtattatttatttggtttgttcatttttctatttttagtttcaaaagggataaatatgaaaattatatatgaactttgaacAAATGTGTATTGTTATACACAGGGACGACTCTAGGAATTTACTCCAATGGGGGCGAAACTTCTAAATCCAAACGaccttttttttaacataaaaaagtgTCCATTCTTCTtggatactttttttttcttatcaaacaaatcaatttaatattttttaaaaagcatGAACGATTTAactgtaaaaatataaaaaggaaaaaaatcacactacataaaattaaatatttattttcaacaTGTAAAAAAAGAATAACCAATActatactaaaaatttcataaaacataatataattccaaaaattaaattaaaaaaattgggcTTAGTCCTATTTCTGCACCCTAAATTGCACCTTCCACTTTTTCATAAGATCGGACTCATCAATGATAgaatctgttaaaaattctaGAGTTATCTCTTTTTTATGTATGCCACCAAGTAAGTTGAAAGAAAATCATCCTTCATTTTGTTGTGAAGCCTtgtcttcaaaattttcatgcctGAAAATGCTCGTTCGATCGTTGCAATAGACACGGGAAGAGTTAGCACAAGACGAACAATTCTATCAATAAGAGGATAAATACTCGACTTATTTGTCTTATAGAACTTGACACAACTTGGCAACTATAGAAGCTTTGTGCAACTCCATTCTTTAATGAGCATCAAGTTGAAAATGCTCCAATTGAATCTTCATGTGTAGCTTTTCTTGCTTTGTAAAATCGTCCAGATAAAAATCATTCATAAGCTTGCAGATATCTTCCATCTGAAAAGCTTTCTTCCATCTGAAAAGCTTTATACTTATCGCGTGGATCCAAAGCGGAGCTAAGAACAATTAACTCCACTACCTCGTCATTAAAGCAAGAATTTATTTTTGTTAGCAATGAATTGATACCAATAATGATTATATCAAATTGATAGTGATGCTTAATTGTTAGGTTATCTCTCTAGATAGGAGACCAACCTCGACCAGCTTTGTATGGAGCActtaaattagggatttctatctCACGATCTTTACAAAATAACTTCACTTTCTCAAACAAAGGATCCTATCCATGTTCTTTGAATTTCTAGAGAAGCGTTTTAGTTTATGACACTAGCTTCATCACATTTAGTATACCTTGCGATTTATATTGCAATGCTTGACAAAGATCATTAGTGATTCCAAGCATCTCAatcatgaaataaaatatgaaaacaaattCAACGGTTGTCATTGCATCATATATTACATCAACTTCAATCTTTTAAGTAAGGTTGCCGGACTTGATGATATCTTGTAATATAACATGGACGAAATCAAAAATCCTCATCAAGCTATTGAGAAAAGCTAAATGAGAGAAGCTAAATGAGATCCCCATCAGGTATTGCCTGGATGTTGGAGAGTACAAACTTGATTTTTTCCTTTTCCAATTTTAAGTTCAACACTGTCAATTAACTCCACAATATGAGATGCCTCAATGTCTCTTAATTGATCATGTTGCTATTGGAAAATTAGATTTGAAAAACGCAGCAGAAAATAAAttagggaaaaaccaaagttttaaaaaaaatttccaaaacaataacttgattgtgatatctaaagtaataaacacttgaTCAAATTTGtacattttcaattcatttaggatgaacgcttcgaccAAGTAGTTTTCTTCACTATCTTCAAGTTCACATTTGTCGAGtatgggctcgcttcgaatcagaaaatttttcacaaaagttaccagtggggtaatttcgtaatttctctaaacttttgagtcaagttgtaaataaggaaaatatctctagaaattttctgaaataatttctttagagaattttcactctacaactttctcttgaattcaagtgtgtgaaaaataatatatggAGAGtatagagagttcaactatgatcaAACTTAATCTCTTTAATATTAAATCAATATAGTGCTTATCAAGATAAatgttagattaaatttaatattaaatctattgaattaataaaatatttatctacaagataaacattaaattaaatttaatagtaagataatcactttaatattaaattaataaaatactattaagataagtattaaattaaatttaatattaaatctattagaataatattatttttgaaatagttaatctgaaatcaaattctctagtagagtcctagtaggagtataattcttccactgctcaaccaccgaagACCCATCGACGTCGACCATTTTTCAACCACCGAAATGTTGTCATTGCAATCGTCGACCCCCTGAGCTGGTTTGATTTTTGTCGATTCGGTCTGGGCCAGAGACAACCTGACCAATCAGATATAGCCACTGGTTGGACCGTCGGTCTGGttcgaccaatttttgggtcttggtctcggttTTGGGCTCCAACGCCTAATTTACGATCTCAAGtctaattttcaaattcaattaccaATTGGGTCAATTGtcttacttgaaaattaatttctaaaaatatcatattaattttaattgatttgattaatttaattttacttgatcaaaattaatttttccaaaaattacttaggttttctaaattaatttttcaagaaaattatttaatcaaattctctagttgaacaaatCTCACAATCACCTAATTTAATTcaacatcgaataaatcgactcaattaaattattcctaaagtcatagaattttcttttgattcaaatgtagTCCGATTGAGCTTTTATTAAGCCAGCAGATGGACCAATCGAACAGTtataattaggctctagtgattgcaattatgtccagaagcatcgttccgataattcgcaattacttaattatgaagtcagtccacaagaagtaccatgattgaatactccttattgtatactctttacgaaagcaattcatcgaACTGCTtcgtccaatgacctcgtcatgtgtgtgttacccttatatgatatcattgattcatttaagttaaattcattcactcaatacaatcttattttatctcattgtcaccattatgtcttcttaatgattaatatgatcactgtcaacaaatgactcgTTCGAGAATGAGTAACTTGTGGTcatgtttcatatttatcaatccacacaatgccaataagaggatatcattaactctaaaattgagctatgaattccactattgctagaaagccatgccatacacaagtcatgtacctaacatatcggctatgggcttgatcatctttagagcataatcCTTcccttatatcaaagcacatgagttgtatacgcatggtcagtgattaactcaggatttaggtaaatcacaccatgaacgtcacaagtgaattaattcacaaatggatttagaattaattcatcttgggtctagtccaatgtatcattctgccaatgaatacatctatgtctctacccatggagTTAACTGctttgatagccaagactagtcatctcattaattggaattgtagatgacataataatctttctcattatttgaatcaaatgcttgctttgattcttttacgagattacggactcgtttagattatctgaaataagttgtctttctcgcaatgtaaatgttcttacaatgccacttatcatcagtttgaacttagacaatcaatgagctaatattttcttgtcacaatttctccatgcatacaaaatatgaaagataaaaatacaaaagatataatagtgaaatgtgaaatttatttattcattgttcaaatacatagaaaataattatatgtttactataatatgaacacatttcccaacaatctcccactttcCCTAGTGAAATAAATATGTCATGTTTTGCATTCCCATATCCTCGACGTGTTTATTGAAACTCCTAGTTACAAGAGTCTTACTAAACAGATCCACAAGGTTATCTTTAGAAGCTACTTTTACTACATCTACAATTTCTTCGACTACTACCTCACGTATTAAGTGATAGTTCTGATCAATGTGTTTCGTTCTCTTGTGACTTCTCATTTCTTTGGTATTAACTATTGCAGCATTGTTATCACGATATAGTGTTATAGCTTTTTCCATATCAGTAATAACTTCAAGTTCGATTAAGAAATTTCAAAGCCATATTGCTTTTTTCGTTGCCTTAGAAGCAAACACATGCTCGACTTCCATAGTAGAGTCAGCAAtgcaagtttgttttacacttATCCATACTATGGCTCTATAGCTTAGAACGAATACATTTCTCGATGTCGATTTCCTCGAATCTTATAGGTTTAGAAGTCTGAGTCTGTGTATCCAATAAGAGTAAGTTTCTCCccagaatacacaagcatataatccctagttcttttaagataccttaatatatgctttacaaCTTGTCAATGCCTAAGACCAGAATTCACCTGATATCAACTAACCATTCCTACTGCAAAACATATATTTAGACGTGTGCAAAGCATCACATACATAAGACTTCCAACTGCCAAAGCATatggaaccttactcatatgctctctttcttcCACTATCTTAGGACAATCATTTATAGAAAGATGAAAACCTGATGTAGTTAGCTGAgcgtaacaccctaacccgtatccgtcatcggaacaaggttacaaagtattaccggaatttacagaacaaataaatagatatttcatattatataacattcatatcagaaaccaatTGAAATCAAGTATAATGTCCCTTatgtgagccctcgaggcccaaaatatacattagaagtaagttgggactaaatcgggtactgaAAGAATTTTTCGGAAAACGTTAAAACTTTTcaaaggtgtaggggacacacgtctgtgtggccaggccgtgtggacattcaaaatagggacacatggccatgtcccagccaaTGTCCAAACTTATGAGctctctaacttaggtcacatggccaagccacatgcccgtgtgctaggccgtgtgagcattctgttttgtaaattaaaagatacaagggacacaaggccgtgtcacctagttgtgtgtcacacacggctgagacatatgcccgtgtctttacccgtgtagacaaaaataggtcatttctcacccaatttgccAACAACCTAACCAAACATTTTTGGACATCAACAATCTATATCCAGGCAATCAACCAAGCCAAAAACAAATTTTATACATGACATAACACCACATATATCCAAGAATCCATACTTACCAATTTGTCCAAATACTCATATATACAAATTTATACCAAATACAAGCCATACAAATGACTAATCTCAACAAAAtgtttatatgccaacattggccaaattagcttatacatgtcgttataaccaaaattaatttactatttatacagAAATGAGTCACTGGATAATGTGAATCTACTCTGACCAACTTCCAACCAAAATGAGTTTTcgatttactataaaacatgagaaataaaacagagtaagcatttaagcttagtaagttcgtataacatggaaattaacttaccattcaatttcatttaaggtaagcatataaaacttatccaaattattttggccaaaagcctaaacacatacccttaacatgttagccatgtaacacTTTCAATAACCAATAAACATGGATGTACATAATCACTGGGcaagtttcacatacatgtatcatCCCTCTCATGTTTCAGtatatcatgtaatatcatttccatgtacttCTAAGTATATACCGGTAATAGTTTGTTTCGAACTCATAATGTCTCATATCAGAACTTATcccattaaaccatttaaaatatagttgGATACTCgagtagtacacacaaggtgtacaaatctgtaattcgtcaattcatgtacaGGTATGCCCATAGGAGAATGTAAATGGaaagctctttcgagccatgtaacgggaagctcatgtgagctgtaTAACTGGAAGCTCAATCGAGCTGtttatcgggaagctcataagagccattaatcgggaagctcatgcgagccaattatcaagaagctcaagagagccattaatcgggaagctcgtgagagccaaatattaggatgctcataagagctgtggtgtgttcgcaacatatgtaggaccacaaccaatccaggaaccctaatgacatgtcatttgtatccatcgaatttctaaTGTTCAAACGGAATACTGCACTTGTCGAATATGTGATCAATAATATACATGAGATTTCATACAAATCACACACAcaacaatattcaattcaaattatacaaatatacaatttagttatacgaacttacctcgacaagtataCGTAGATTTGTATgctactaatctgatactttttcttttcctcgatccaattccgTACTAGGTCTATCCTGATCTATACGAATgcatttagctcaatttaatataattcatattcaatttaatccaacaaacatctttggcaaaattactattttgcctttatacttttaattaattacaattttgtccttaggctcgaaaaattaaattcatacaatttaatccttatttgaaaCCTAACCGATCTTTATACATATCAACAGCAGCCCATGGATTtcaaaaaattctgaatttttccataaaattttcgtcttatcaatttagttcctaaatcataatttcatcaaaattctttttacaaaagttgttcatctatcataaaacttcataattcaagcatactcatccatggaaaaaccctaatactttaatggttttacaaattaatccccgagatagctagattaagctattacaatctcgggaacataaaaatcattaaaaacgggacaataatactcacctaattaagcaaaataagcttgcttgaACTTAAGTttccatggctaggtttttcatgtttttgttttaggaaagatgatgaaaatgatattaatttaattatttatttcatttatcataattattttatcatctttccaaaattaaccttaatattttcttcaatttccaatgatgaataatcattctTATCCACTAAGaattttaatggtctaattaccatataagaacctccaattttaaattctatagctatttaaacCAATAGCtattaaaactcaacttttgcactttatgcaatttggtccttttcatcaaatttagacatgtaaacggtaaaattttttaatgaaatttttatactgtatttctatcatactgtagaccataaaataatattaaaataaattttcttccaacttcggatttgtggtcccaaaaccactgttccgatgtAACTGAAAATTGGCTGTTACACTGAGCGCCTGACTTTGCATCAGTCATTGCAAAATGTTCCAGTACCTTATCGATGTATGAAGCTTGTGATAGAtctatcattttattctttcgaTCCCTAAATATTcgaattccaagaatataactagcttcacccaaacacaataatttttaattattaaatagttttttttgaataacacatttttatttattgtaattaGTGTAAAGTAATAAtcaatattataaaacataattaaaaaatttgtagataaatattttttaataatatttaaatcattgaaatcataatatcatattcaATGTACAATATAGCTTTAATTTATATAGTTATTATAAATCAACATTACTCAAATAATAACTAATAAACATAATAacaatacataaattattttttattcttaatgtCACTTGCATTGCACATGATGTTatgagttaaaattttaaataatttttttaaaataatacatttttaattattgtaatttGTGTAAAGTAAATGATAATTagaacatttatatttttatattttttaataatattaaaaattatagacCATATTCAATGAACACTATAAGGCTTTTTTAcacatataatataaaataatatattaaattcgAAAATAGGTTACATGTTGGATTAATTACCAAAATGGTATAGATGGGGTGGcggagggtggtgcataggcaGCACTACCACCTTAAAACTGACAGTTTTAGATTTCtcatatgaaaaaaataattttaatcaatgGTGGGCATCTAGTAGGCAGCACCCAAACAAAAAAATACACCCCACATGACCCATTTTAAACTGGTTTTAACCCGTGGTCCACATAGCCCGAGGAGAACCTGGTAAAGCCTGTCTGACATGCGGCATCAGTAGTGGTTGTGCTTACCTGACAAGCAGCATCGGTCTAGCATGGATGGGACTCTTTTGCTGCTTAGTTGTGCCTGCCGATAGGATTAGACCCTTAAGGGTCTCGTGAAAATGGATATTAAATGTTATTTGGGACCTTATAATGGTCCCCAcaatggaaaaaaaaggaaaagaaaatagaccaaagaaaaagaagagaatgtAGTGGGAAAAAAAGAGGTGAGAATAAAGAGTAGCAGAATAGAGAAGGGAAGAAGGAAAAAAGTAGATGATTTGTGGTGGAGTCGAGAATAGAAGAGaataaaagcaaagaaaaagttTAGGGTTAAGGAAATAAAAGGGATTTTGGGTTAGTTTAGGGAGGGTCTAGGATTAGCTGGGGGGTTAAGGAAAAAAATTGTGGATTTTGTTTGTTTAGggtttgaagaaaaagaaattaaggtATTTTTGTATATGGTTTAATAGAATTATTTATTTAGGGCTCATACATTATTTGTAGAGGATTAAAAAAAGGAactaatgtatttttgtttagattttgatattattttttttaaatttttttgtaaggTATTATTTCAGTAAAAAGGGAAGGTTGTTTGATTTATTTTAGAAAGCGTGCAGGTAtgtttctctttgatttttaaagtctttttttttatgttttttattagat
Protein-coding sequences here:
- the LOC107900393 gene encoding mitochondrial inner membrane protease subunit 1, which produces MGEWSSRVIPIVRGLCLLYVTHKYLGTTVVTYGPSMLPTLGITGNVLLMERISTRTGKLRPGDVVFFRSPENPRRVVCKRLVGMEGDQVTYVVDPKNSDKCNAIVVQKGHVWVEGDNIYNTKDSRNFGAVPYGLVEGKAFWTLLPRKDFGSLAPKPK